The following are encoded in a window of Longibacter salinarum genomic DNA:
- the rfbC gene encoding dTDP-4-dehydrorhamnose 3,5-epimerase, with translation MTVEETALPGVLHIQTDVYEDERGAFMETFHAERYAEAGIDATFVQDNVSRSEEGVLRGLHLQNPHPQGKLVYVLQGTVYDVVVDVRPSSNTFGEWMGTTLDAWSGQLYVPEGFAHGFVVTEGPALFAYKCTDVYDPNAELSVLWNDPDLDIEWPVDTPIVSGKDAAAPRLRDIDPDRLMLAESVQ, from the coding sequence ATGACGGTCGAGGAAACTGCTCTTCCCGGTGTCCTGCACATTCAAACAGATGTGTACGAGGACGAACGCGGCGCATTTATGGAAACGTTTCATGCAGAGCGTTATGCCGAGGCGGGAATCGATGCAACGTTCGTTCAGGATAATGTCTCCCGCTCGGAAGAGGGCGTCCTCAGGGGCCTGCATCTGCAGAATCCACATCCACAGGGAAAACTCGTCTACGTGCTGCAGGGCACGGTGTACGACGTCGTCGTAGACGTGCGGCCCTCGTCGAACACCTTTGGGGAGTGGATGGGCACGACGCTCGACGCATGGTCCGGCCAGCTATACGTGCCGGAAGGGTTTGCTCATGGATTCGTCGTCACCGAGGGACCGGCTCTCTTCGCGTACAAGTGTACGGATGTTTATGACCCGAACGCAGAGCTTTCCGTGCTGTGGAACGACCCGGATCTTGACATCGAATGGCCGGTCGATACACCGATCGTGTCGGGGAAGGATGCCGCTGCTCCTCGCCTTCGTGATATT